TTCCATGCGCCGAGTGATCCGTCGTCCGCTATATGCTGGAATGACACGCCTCCGACGTGCATCCACCTCGTCAAGATTCTGAAACGCCGGGATTGTGGTCATATGGAATAGCGATGTGTTAAGTACTTGAGCTACTACACACATCGGTACCTTTCCACGGCTTATCAACTGCCATGCTTGATTACCTCGCATTTGCGACTGAGTTTGGAGGTCAACTACATCACGGAAGTCTACCTTTCTAACGGGACCGCCGTCTCGCGAGAGTGTCGCTGATCGCTGAAGCACCTCAACGGAAACCTCGCCCTCAATATCCGCTTGGACAGCCAAGTAGTAAGCACCGGCAAGCACCTCAGCGTTGTCGCTACCTGAGTCTATCGCAGCATCCAGTAACGCTCTCGAGTGAGGAGACCTCACACTGTACCCAAACTGTGCTGCGCTGAGAAGTTCCGGGGCACTTCGAGAATCTCGGTTATTAAACTCGTTGGCTACAAATTCCATCAGTGAGTGCCAGTCCCCAAGAGCGATGGCGATCCTGACTCTCAACAAGCGACAGCTACGGTCTTCCTCAGCCGCGTGTAGGCTATTCAAGCGTGACCGCGCCGTCAGCAACTCACCCTCGTAATATAGGGACCAAGCATCAGCGATCTGTAGACCACGCGATTGCTCCAATAGGTCGGAATGCGATTTCAGGAATCCCTGAACCTCATCCATCCTATTTGTGTTAGCTAGCGCACTCACCAGCCACTCTGCATGAGTCACCGAACGTGTACGGCTATACAGAATTGCACCATACTCGCACAGTCCACCCCAATTCTCCTTCTCGCGAAGATCAACCACCAGAGCCACAAGATCGTCGAGTTGATCACTTTTTCCAAACCGTGCCTTACGTACCTCCACAAGATCCGCGCCTTTCGTCTCGTCGACCCTCTCCCGAAATCGATCTATCTCTGCTACCGTAACTCCGTCTTGTTCAAGTTGCTCGACACACTTAGACGCCACGTCATACCGGCCTTTCTTCAGGTACCACTCGAGTTGCAGGACTCGCATCGCCTTCGTAGTGATGTACTCCGAAAGAGCCTCGAAGTGTTCAATGATGTACTTCGTGCCCTGATCCGAATACTGCTCTGTGAAAGCAAGTGCAAAGCGGGCAGTGGCACTGTCGGAGGTCAGCCCACCGCGCAGCGCCTCTTGCCGCTCTATCTGTTTCATCACCGCGGACAGATCCATATTGATTCCAAAACCGATTCCAAGTGGTACAAGGTGAAGTGCCGAATCGGCATCGCGAAACCTTGCTTCCAGGCGCTTCTTGGCGTCAACACGGGTCTCGATGTCGCTCAAGCCGAGCCACATCGCATACGCTTCGTCTATTTTCGTGGCCTCCGTGAGTTCCAGCTCCTCTGCAACCGCCGCCGCCCTACGGAAATGATCCCTTGCAAGCCGTCTGGACTCAACGGCCCGTCCGACAGAATCAAACGGAGTCTCGGCCAGACCGAGTGGTAATTGATAACGCACGCCCTCGCGGTAGTTCTCGGGTACGGTAGTGAGGAGAAGAGCAATCCCAACTTGATGCCAAAGTGGAGGCATAGCGAGCATGTCGTCTGTCGTAACCATCCTAGCGATGTCCGCTGCAGACTCCCAGTGCGCGAGGTCCAGCTCTATCGTCAGCACGACAAGTCGGCCCTCTGGGTCCAGGTCGGCTGGGCTCAACCCAGCAGCCCTCAACCACTCGATCGCGGCTGGCTTTCCCTTGTGGCGCGCAACCGTCATTAGCGCAGCCGTCCGAGCAGACGGAGAATCCAGCTCGGCCAGCTTGGCCAGCGCGCCGCGACAATCACCCTTCGCCGCGTCGACAACCGCTTCAGCGATACCAAGTTCAGGGATACGGTCAAGATTCCTCGCTGCTTCTATCAGACGCTCGGCACCGGCCACATCGGCAGCGCACAGACTACGCGCACACCATGACAGTCCCTCGACTCTCATCGCAGACGAACCGTCCTTGAACTCACCTGCTATCAGTCGCCTCCCGAGCTCTACCGATGCCTCGAAGGAGTCGAACTCCGAGAAGTGGTGGGACTTCCGTAGCCTGTCGATAGCCTCTTTGATCTTCTCGTCTATAAGTGCGATTTGGTAGACGGACGACTGCCGATCTGAGCGCATCTTTTCGAGGTTCGCCGAAGCTTGCAGTTGCTTCACCCTCTTTTCGTGGTCATCCTTCCATCTCTTCAACTGTGGCGCAGGATACGATGCATGCTGCCCATCGATGATGGTATGGTGGTTACGGCATAGTAGAATCAGGTTTTCGAGCGAGTTTAGCTGTGACTCAGTGAGCCCTGGCTTCCCACGGGGACCGGCTTCGCTTACCGCGAAGATGTGGCAAATCTCACCCTTCGAGTGTGCTTCTGCCTCGTCTGTAGCTTCTTCGATAAGGGATTCGGTACAATCCGGGTGAGCGCATTGACCACCGCTGAGCGCGTACAATATGTTCGAGTTCCTCCTCGACACGTTGCGCTTCAACCTGAGCTCCTACGACCGAGGTGAAGGATCCTTGGTCTCGTTCCACCGAAGCGAACTCTTCGACTATCGGCGACCGGGTCAGCTCTACAAACACGTAATATAGCGCCGATTCGGCGTGCAATATCGGTGAACTCCTGGACCTCATCTGGTAGCAGCGGCCGATCCAGGACGCTTAACTCGCGGTACGATAGCCACTTCTTGAGCACCTGGTATCCACCGAGTTTGTAGGTCCACACTGCAGCCGGAACATTCCGCCAGTATGCACGGTCGTTCAGGTACACGTCATATGTAGTCTCGCCAATCGTAGACCAGCCGTCACCGAGCGCTACGCGCTCCGCACGTGTGTAGGCTCGTTGAATGATTCGCCCCTGGCCGGGCATTACAGCCCCACGGACACCGTAGTGCCCCCAACCGGTAGTCACCGCGAAGTCTGTGCTGGTCATGTTACGCCCGTGCGTGACAGTGGGCACCGCTATTGCGGATAAATCGGGTCGTAGTGCACCTTGTGTGACTCCCGGGACAGGGGTGTCGACGTCAAGTAGCGCAGCCAGCTCTCGTCCTATCGCCGCCGATCGCGAAAGCGTGTGTGCAATACTCTGGGCAGTGCTGCCGGGCCAGCCAGGGAGCGGGATACGTGGCCACTCCGAACGCAGCGCGCCAGCGTTCTCTTGACGATAACTTGGATCGTGTAGCACCGCAAGGACGTGGTAGAAGAGATCATCTACCCGTATGCCGGCTTGTTCGAGATAGCGTTGAGCTACATTCGAGAGATTGGCGTGCCGGTGCGTGGTACCGGCCTCCGTGCCGACACGATTCGGCAGGAGCCAGAGCGGAAACATGATGGACGTACGCTCGATTAGGTGCAAGGATGCAATACGATGCGTATAGCACGTCTGAGGCTCCGAAGCGTCCTTACGAATATGTTGGGCCGCGGATATCCAAGCGTTCCCTTCGAACACATGTTGAATGTAATCTGGGACCGGACGACCCAACAGTCCTTGTCCTGTTTCCCAGTAAAGCCAACGGTTATCAAACGGACGATACGCGTGGCGTACAAAGCCAGCTGCGCGAGGACCTCCTCGCTTTAGTAGTCTTTCTCGGACTAGGCGCCCATCCGACAGTGCAAACCCGGATGAACTGTGCATAGATGAGGGATAACGCCGGGCTATCTCTTCGTGATCCAACTGAGTGTCAAAGTACTCCGAAATACGTGCCCGAAGCCTACGATGTTCTATATCTATGAGAAAAGCATCTCGCTTGGTCTGAACTCCAGGAAACGACACAGGGAAAAGGTCAGGAAGGGTTGGCCAATCGAACCAGCGCTGACTCACCGCCGTGCGAAGGTACGGCAGACCGAGTGGGAGGATCGGATCGACGGTATCGTAGAGCGAATCCAGTTTAACCTCGGCAGTGTCAGATAGTTGCTCACGTTTGGTCTGGCCCCAAAGGTGGCGGAGATGGATCGCCTTGGCAGGAACGTGTTCTGCCTTGCGTACCAGTGTCGTAATTGCCGTGCCTACCTGTATACCGACGGGATCACTCGCGGTAGAGAAGATGCTCGGGTCGGGCGAACCGTCCGGCGTTACCTTGCCGGTCTTGTACTTGTCACCGTTTAGACAGTCGATGCGGACGACGTCGAACGCCTCCAGATAGCGCTCCCGCATTCCCGTGAACGACAAGCCGTCAAGCCAAGAATAGTTGGAGATGAAACAGATTACTCCATGGCCGGTCTTCTCGACGATACGCCGCTCAGCCATCCGGAAGAACCGGACATAGAGGTCGTTCAAACCCTGCCCTTCCGGCGGGCGAACCTGCTTGGTGGTGCGATATGCCTCGGAGAGCTCCCGTTCCTCGTCTACGGCCACGCCAGCGAAGCCGTTGTAGGGCGGGTTGCCAAGGATGACGAGGATTGGCGTCTCCTGTTTCACCCGCCCGGCGCGGTCGCGTTCCTCCTCCAGTTCAGGGAAGGGTAGCGGCTTCTGTATCTCTGGTTCCCAACCGGTCAGTGCATTGGTGAGGAATACGCGGGGACGCTCAACCCCATCCTCATTCAACGGCGCATCAAGGTCCTGCATGGCCAGCCCTACCTGCAGGTGGGCGACGACGAACGGCGCGGGCATGATCTCGAAGCCAAATACGCGCTGCGTGGCTGCCTGTCTCACTCGGGCGCCGGCAAGCGCGCCCAGACCCCGTTCTTGGAGGTTCGCATCAACGCGGCGCAGCACTTCGGCGAGATAGGCGCCAGTGCCGCAGCACGGATCGAGCACGTACACATTGTCTGCGGCCAGACCGTCGGCAATGCCGAGGTCGTCCTTCAACGCTCGGTCCACGCGGGCAACCATGTAGCGGACCACTTCCGTCGGCGTGTACCACACACCCAACTGCTTGCGCAGGGCAGGATCGAACGCCTGTAGGAACGGCTCGTAGAAATACGGTACCGCCTCGCCTTCGCGGAACCGCCTGAAGAATGCGGCTCTATCCACGCGTTCGAGCGCGGCAGAAGTCCAGTCGAGCACCTCCACCAAGCCAAGAGGACGCAGTCGTCCAGGGTCCGACAACTGCTGAAACAGCGCCCGCAACACCGGCGCACGTAGGTGCCACACTGCTTCGCGCCAGCTGAACGGATCCGTTCCCGCCTGCCCCGATCCCTCGCGCGACCACAGCACCCAGGCAGAAAAGACTCCATAGAAGAGTGTCTGCACCAGCGTAGAGTGGAAGAAACGGGCACCTCGCTCACCCTCGAACCGCACGCCGAGCGCGTCCTCGAGCGCCGCTCGCACTGCCGCCAGCGACGGGGAGTCGCCTCCCGTCTCGACTCGTGCAAGACCGTCGCGGGCATAGGACGCAAGCAACCAAGCAACATCCTTCGGCTCGACCAGTGCCGCGCGATACGATAGTGCCCGACAGAGATACTCGCTCAGACCGGCGCCCACGTCGTGGGCGAATGATCGCGGACGCTCCAGTCGCCGGTCGAACTCTGCCTCGCTGTTGGCCACCTGGAATGCTTCGAGCGTCTCCTCGCTGGTCACTGAGCCTGGGCCGACGAGCTCGAACTCGCGGAGGTTGGTCACCAACACCAATTGATATCGCGCCCAATAGCGACTCGTCTGTTCGCGGATCTTTGGTTTCTGCGGGTCCTCGGTTGGTGCCTTTACCTCAACCACGCCGCGTTCCGGCAGTTGCCCTTCTCGGGGCCGCCCACGCTGCACCTGCTGCGCCGTGTATAACCCGAAGTCGGGATGGCCCGCGCCCTGCTCCGCCAGTTCGCCGACGCAGAACACCTTCGGCTTGAGCGTTGCACCAACCGTATTGAGCAGGTGTGCAAGTGGGCCGTAACTCGAGCGCTCCCCGGTCGCCCCACCGGACGCGCGTATCCGCCGCAGGTCAGCGAAGTAGGCTTCAACCGCCGCTATCAGCTTCTTGTTGGTGGTAGGCATGAACTACGGAGCTACAACAGGAGCAGGCCGCGATGACAGACTGCACAGTCTCACTCAGGCGAAGATCAGCCGCCCCTTCGGCTCCGGGATCTTCCTGCCGAGTTCCCTTGCGGTCTCGATCCACTCGCGAATGATCACTTGTACGTTGTCGAGAGCTTCCTGGTATGTGCCGCCGTCGGCCGCACAGCCCGACAGTTCAGGGACCTCGGCGATGAACGCTTCATCTTCCTGGCTCCAATAGATGATGATCTCATACTTGAACACGTCTATCTCCCCAAACGGTACTTCAGGATGACCGCGCGAACTTGCTTGACCTGATATACATTCGCCTTCCCGGATTTCGGCTGCAGGTTCAGAATCTCCTCAACCCCATCACGCAGGAAGATGTGGTGATCGCCTCGGACACGGCACGAGAAGCCGAGGCCATCCAGCAGTCGACACAGCTCCCGAAACGGAATGTTGGCATCGGACTGTCCCCGAAGTACTCGGGCGAGCAGCCGCTCGGAGCGGCTCACTGATCAACTATTATCGTCGATGCGCGGCTGGCTGTCACTACCCGCGATACGCTGGATCGATGCGGTGAACACCGAGCAACGCCCTTCCCACAGGGTCGGTGGCTCTCCGGGCGGGTGGACACATGGGACGATGCGGCGGCCGCTATGCTGGCCGGCGCATCGTCCGCCCGTTGGGAATTACTTGATCATTAGGAATTTGCGGAACTGGACCTCGGCCTCGTCGAGGAGCTGTTGGCCGCCGGCGGCCAGCCAACTCTCGCAACGCCGATGAGGCGCCGCTGGCACTATACGTGCTGCTTGAGCACCAATAGGAGCCCAGGCGGGACATGCGGCTGCGACTGCTGAAGTACTGCTGCCGTATCTGGGAGCAGGCGGAGCAGGAGGAAGGGCGGCTGCGCGCCATCGTGCCGGTGGTGCTCTATCAGGGCGCCAGCGGTGGCCGTGGCCCACCGAGTTGTCCGAGTTGTATGCGCCGGTAGAACGTCAGTGGCCGTGGACGCCGCGCTTCGCCCACCTGCTGATCGATCAGTCGCAGGCCGCGGGTGAGCGGCTGGGCGGTGGACCCCGTGGGCGGATTGCGCTGCCGCACTGATGGCGGCATACCGGCAGGGTCGCGAGCAGTTGCAACTGGCGCTGCGCGTGGTACGCCTGCCGGTATGCCGCCCGCGGGGCGTTTCGATGTTGTCAACTTGTTCGTCACCTACTTGCTGCAGACTCAGGACGAGGTCCATCTGCCGCGGCTCAGCGAGGAGTGGCGGCGGCGGGCACCGGAGGCAGGAGGTGATTTCGTGACCATAGCGGAGATGCTCATCAAAGCAAGGCCATCAGGAAGGCCGACTTGTGACTCTCGAACAGCTCGCACGCTCGGGGGTGGAGTGGCCGCTCATCGAGTCGGCCGCCGGCAACGATCCCGATACGCTGCATGCGCTCAAGGAACGGTTGGACTCGGAACAGACCAATGCCGCGCCGACGGCGCCGATCAGTCGGTGTTCGACCAGCCACCGTAGTCACCCCCTTCGAACGGTTGCTGGTAGCCGAGCAGGGTGATCATGCTCAGAAGCTGTCCGCGGTGATGGGTGCCGTGAGTCACGAGGTGGAATAGCTGGTGCAGCCGGCGTTCGTCGGCGAGCACGCCTTGTTCATGGGAGTCTCGCGCGGCGGCCAGCCAGGAGGCGCCGGTGGCGGCCATTCGGCGCCGGATGTCCTGCAATGTTTCGGTCTCGTCGTAGGGGTGCCAGGTGGGCGGCTCGATGCTCGGCCCGACGCAACCGCTCCATCCGCGCATTACGTCGGCGACGTGGGAGAGCGTGCGATGGGGAGTGCGGAGCCCGAACCCGAAGTCGCGCCGCCGCTCTTCCTCGGACAGGCCGGCAAAGAAGTCGAGGATGCGAAGACTGCACCACACCTCGTATTCGACGAGGTTGAAGATCGTATCCGAGTAGTCCTTCATTCGGCTCGATTCTAACACCTCCGTGCATCGTCCGAGCGGGCAGGGCGGGGCAAGGAAGCCTTCTCTCCGGCGGCGGGCGCCGGTACGTTGGAAACAGGATGAGTAGCCTCGACACCCTTCCCACAACGGCTCCCGTAACAGCGGCTGCCACGGCGGCGGAGCCCAGCTTCAACGACGGGCTGTCGCTGGCCGTGGACCGGGCGCTACGCCACCTCGACCTGCCGCCCGGTCTGCCCGAGCAGATCAAGGCGTGCGACTCGGTGCTGCAGTTGCAGTTCCCGGTGCGGCTCGACGACGGCGTGCTGCACATCTTCCGCGGCTGGCGCGCCACGCACAGCTCGCACTCCCTGCCGGCAAAGGGCGGCATCCGCTACGCCACCTGCGTCGACCAGGACGAGGTGGAGGCGCTGGCCGCGTTGATGACCTACAAGTGCGCGCTGGTGGACGTGCCGTTCGGCGGCTCCAAGGGCGGCGTGCGGCTGGATCCCGGCCAGTACTCGGAGCGCGAGCTGGAGGCGATCACGCGCCGCTTCGCCCGCGAGCTGATCTCGCGCGGCTACCTGAGCCCCGGCGGCAACGTGCCGGCCCCCGACATGGGCACCGGCGCGCGCGAGATGGGCTGGATCGCCGACGTGTACCGCACCATCCACCCGGAGGAGATCAACGCGCTCGCGTGCGTCACCGGCAAGCCGGTCACCTCCGGGGGCATACCGGGCCGCACCGAGGCGACCGGGCGCGGCGTGCAGTTCGCGGTGCGCGAGCTGTTCCGGCGTCCGGAAGACCTGGCCCTGGCCGGCCTGAACGGCGGGCTGGAGGGCAAGCGAATCGTGGTGCAGGGGCTCGGCAACGTCGGCTACCACCTGGCCCGCTACCTGTCCGAGGAGGACGGCGCGCTGATCGTCGGCGTGATGACGCGCGAGGGCGCGGTGCTCGACGACGGCGGCATCGACGTTGCCTCGCTACGCGCCCACCTGGACGAGTACGGCGGCGTCGCGGGGTTCCCGCGGGGGCGCACCGACGTGGATGCCGACGCGTTCCTGGCCACCTCCTGCGACCTGCTGATCCCGGCGGCGGTCGAGGGCCAGATTCACGGCGGCAACGCCGCCGCCGTGCAGGCCCGCCTGGTGGTGGAGGCGGCCAACGGCCCGGTCACCTTCGCCGGCGACGAGATTCTCCGCGAGCGCGGCATCCCGGTGCTGCCGGACCT
The sequence above is drawn from the Spirochaetaceae bacterium genome and encodes:
- a CDS encoding Rpn family recombination-promoting nuclease/putative transposase, which gives rise to MRLRLLKYCCRIWEQAEQEEGRLRAIVPVVLYQGASGGRGPPSCPSCMRR
- a CDS encoding type II toxin-antitoxin system HicB family antitoxin — encoded protein: MFKYEIIIYWSQEDEAFIAEVPELSGCAADGGTYQEALDNVQVIIREWIETARELGRKIPEPKGRLIFA
- a CDS encoding Glu/Leu/Phe/Val dehydrogenase, which codes for MSSLDTLPTTAPVTAAATAAEPSFNDGLSLAVDRALRHLDLPPGLPEQIKACDSVLQLQFPVRLDDGVLHIFRGWRATHSSHSLPAKGGIRYATCVDQDEVEALAALMTYKCALVDVPFGGSKGGVRLDPGQYSERELEAITRRFARELISRGYLSPGGNVPAPDMGTGAREMGWIADVYRTIHPEEINALACVTGKPVTSGGIPGRTEATGRGVQFAVRELFRRPEDLALAGLNGGLEGKRIVVQGLGNVGYHLARYLSEEDGALIVGVMTREGAVLDDGGIDVASLRAHLDEYGGVAGFPRGRTDVDADAFLATSCDLLIPAAVEGQIHGGNAAAVQARLVVEAANGPVTFAGDEILRERGIPVLPDLFVNAGGVTVSYFEWIKNLSHIRFGRMDRRLDEGRGARIVRALEEMTGRPADAALRAELVSGADELTLVRSGLDDTMRQAYDEISETFHRGDGIDDYRTAAYVVALRKIANTYFDLGI
- a CDS encoding N-6 DNA methylase, which translates into the protein MPTTNKKLIAAVEAYFADLRRIRASGGATGERSSYGPLAHLLNTVGATLKPKVFCVGELAEQGAGHPDFGLYTAQQVQRGRPREGQLPERGVVEVKAPTEDPQKPKIREQTSRYWARYQLVLVTNLREFELVGPGSVTSEETLEAFQVANSEAEFDRRLERPRSFAHDVGAGLSEYLCRALSYRAALVEPKDVAWLLASYARDGLARVETGGDSPSLAAVRAALEDALGVRFEGERGARFFHSTLVQTLFYGVFSAWVLWSREGSGQAGTDPFSWREAVWHLRAPVLRALFQQLSDPGRLRPLGLVEVLDWTSAALERVDRAAFFRRFREGEAVPYFYEPFLQAFDPALRKQLGVWYTPTEVVRYMVARVDRALKDDLGIADGLAADNVYVLDPCCGTGAYLAEVLRRVDANLQERGLGALAGARVRQAATQRVFGFEIMPAPFVVAHLQVGLAMQDLDAPLNEDGVERPRVFLTNALTGWEPEIQKPLPFPELEEERDRAGRVKQETPILVILGNPPYNGFAGVAVDEERELSEAYRTTKQVRPPEGQGLNDLYVRFFRMAERRIVEKTGHGVICFISNYSWLDGLSFTGMRERYLEAFDVVRIDCLNGDKYKTGKVTPDGSPDPSIFSTASDPVGIQVGTAITTLVRKAEHVPAKAIHLRHLWGQTKREQLSDTAEVKLDSLYDTVDPILPLGLPYLRTAVSQRWFDWPTLPDLFPVSFPGVQTKRDAFLIDIEHRRLRARISEYFDTQLDHEEIARRYPSSMHSSSGFALSDGRLVRERLLKRGGPRAAGFVRHAYRPFDNRWLYWETGQGLLGRPVPDYIQHVFEGNAWISAAQHIRKDASEPQTCYTHRIASLHLIERTSIMFPLWLLPNRVGTEAGTTHRHANLSNVAQRYLEQAGIRVDDLFYHVLAVLHDPSYRQENAGALRSEWPRIPLPGWPGSTAQSIAHTLSRSAAIGRELAALLDVDTPVPGVTQGALRPDLSAIAVPTVTHGRNMTSTDFAVTTGWGHYGVRGAVMPGQGRIIQRAYTRAERVALGDGWSTIGETTYDVYLNDRAYWRNVPAAVWTYKLGGYQVLKKWLSYRELSVLDRPLLPDEVQEFTDIARRIGAILRVCRADPVADSRRVRFGGTRPRILHLGRRSSG
- a CDS encoding type II toxin-antitoxin system HicA family toxin → MSRSERLLARVLRGQSDANIPFRELCRLLDGLGFSCRVRGDHHIFLRDGVEEILNLQPKSGKANVYQVKQVRAVILKYRLGR